A genome region from Chelonia mydas isolate rCheMyd1 chromosome 24, rCheMyd1.pri.v2, whole genome shotgun sequence includes the following:
- the NTRK1 gene encoding high affinity nerve growth factor receptor, which translates to MPVPRRMPPAAGGCPAWLLLAWLRLALGWAAPCPGACRCYGATSLQCLEPNRVRGLGELVGTENFTEVVIENQKDVTSLTQADTKSLRELKNLTIAASGLRYIAADAFSANPKLTHLNLSSNYLQSLSWRTFHPLALQELVLVGNPFLCSCGIRWLQLWQGSGRADLGNQSLSCWLEREEIPLEDLRIKGCDPPEIWIEYQGVPVQQGESVNLTCHFTGEPQAHGRWIVPDVGPEPPVITKKSDSEITLQIFNVSSGFNRKDITCWAENEAGPSEEAVQLNVTFPAVILDLQEAIPQHYWCIPFSVDGNPTPALRWLFNGSALVEGQYIHTKIVEYEHNSTVAHGCLQLNRPTHVNNGNYTLLARNSLGADARTVPGRFMDNPFSFNPEEPIVVSLPPVGKGNSTLDGPVETSEEHIFGVSVAVALAVFACLFLSIMLMVLNKCGRHSKFGMNRAAVLAQDDDLAMSLHFMNLSSSPQSSAESKLEGLKTNFIENPQYFCDTCVHHIKRRDIVLKWELGEGAFGKVFLAECYNLIPEQEKMLVAVKALKEATESARLDFQREAELLTVLQHEHIVRFYGVCTDGEPLVMVFEYMKHGDLNRFLRSHGPDAKILDNGNGQSFGQLTLSQMLQIATQIASGMVYLASLHFVHRDLATRNCLVGRSLVVKIGDFGMSRDIYSTDYYRVGGRTMLPIRWMPPESILYRKFTAESDIWSFGVVLWEIFTYGKQPWYQLSNTEAIECITQGRELERPRTCPSEVYDIMQGCWQREPQQRQNIKEIHSRLQALVKAPPVYLDVLG; encoded by the exons ATGCCGGTTCCCCGCAGGATGCCCCCGGCTGCGGGCGGCTGCCccgcctggctgctgctggcctggctgcgcctggccctgggctgggcggCCCCCTGCCCCGGGGCGTGCAGGTGTTACGGGGCCACCTCGCTCCAGTGCCTGGAGCCCAACCGCGTCCGCGGGCTGGGCGAGCTGGTGGGGACGGAGAACTTCACCGAAGT GGTCATCGAGAACCAGAAGGACGTGACAAGCTTGACTCAGGCCGACACCAAGTCCCTGCGGGAGCTGAAGAACCT CACCATCGCCGCCTCCGGGCTGCGGTACATCGCCGCCGACGCTTTCAGTGCCAACCCCAAGCTGACTCATTT GAACCTCTCCTCCAACTACCTGCAGTCGCTCTCCTGGCGGACGTTCCACCCCCTGGCCCTGCAGGAACT GGTCCTCGTGGGGAACCCCTTCCTGTGCTCGTGTGGGATCCGCTGGCTGCAGCTATGGCAGGGGAGCGGCCGGGCCGACTTGGGGAACCAGTCCCTGAGCTGCtggctggagagagaggaaaTCCCCCTGGAGGATCTACGCATCAAGGGCTGCG ACCCGCCAGAGATCTGGATTGAGTACCAGGGCGTGCCGGTGCAGCAGGGCGAGAGCGTGAACCTAACGTGCCACTTCACGGGCGAGCCGCAGGCACACGGGCGCTGGATCGTCCCCGACGTGGGACCCGAGCCCCCCGTCATCACCAAG AAGTCGGACTCGGAAATCACCCTGCAGATCTTCAACGTCTCCTCCGGCTTTAACCGAAAAGACATCACCTGCTGGGCTGAGAACGAGGCAGGCCCCAGCGAGGAAGCTGTGCAGCTGAATGTCACTT TCCCCGCCGTGATCCTGGACCTGCAGGAAGCCATTCCCCAGCACTACTGGTGCATCCCCTTCTCGGTGGATGGCAACCCGACCCCGGCCCTCCGGTGGCTGTTCAACGGCTCCGCCCTGGTGGAAGGGCAGTACATCCACACCAAGATCGTGGAGTACGAGCACAACTCCACTGTGgcgcatggctgcctgcagctaaACCGGCCCACGCATGTCAACAACGGGAACTACACGCTGCTGGCCCGCAACTCGCTGGGCGCCGACGCCCGCACCGTCCCCGGACGCTTCATGGACAACCCCTTCAGCTTCAACCCCGAGGAGCCGATTGTTG TGTCCCTGCCTCCGGTGG GCAAGGGGAACAGCACGCTGGACGGACCGGTGGAAACATCAGAGGAGCACATATTTGGG gTCTCTGTGGCGGTGGCGCTGGCTGTCTTCGCCTGCCTCTTCCTCTCCATCATGCTGATGGTGCTCAACAAATGCGGGCGGCATTCCAAGTTCGGCATGAACC GGGCGGCCGTGCTGGCCCAGGACGACGACCTGGCCATGTCCTTGCACTTCATGAACTTGAGCAGCAGCCCCCAGTCTTCAGCTGAGAGCAAGCTGGAGGGGCTGAAAACCAACTTCATTGAGAACCCGCAGTACTTCTGCGACACGT GCGTCCACCACATCAAGCGCAGGGACATCGTGCTgaagtgggagctgggggaaggggccttCGGGAAGGTCTTCCTGGCTGAGTGCTACAACCTCATCCCCGAGCAGGAGAAGATGCTTGTGGCCGTCAAG GCCCTGAAGGAGGCGACGGAGAGCGCCCGGCTGGATTTCCAGCGGGAAGCGGAGCTGCTGACGGTGCTGCAGCATGAGCACATTGTCCGGTTCTATGGGGTGTGCACGGACGGCGAACCCCTCGTCATGGTCTTCGAATACATGAAACACGGAGACCTCAACCGCTTCCTCAG GTCTCACGGGCCAGATGCCAAGATCCTGGATAATGGGAACGGCCAGTCTTTCGGGCAGCTGACCCTGAGCCAGATGTTGCAGATCGCCACCCAGATCGCCTCGGGCATGGTCTACCTGGCCTCGCTCCACTTCGTCCACCGCGACCTGGCCACGCGCAACTGTCTGGTGGGCCGCAGCCTGGTGGTGAAGATCGGGGACTTCGGCATGTCCCGGGACATCTACAGCACGGACTACTACCGG GTGGGTGGACGCACCATGCTGCCCATCCGCTGGATGCCCCCGGAGAGCATCCTCTACAGGAAGTTCACCGCCGAAAGCGACATCTGGAGCTTTGGGGTGGTTCTCTGGGAGATCTTCACCTATGGGAAGCAGCCCTGGTACCAGCTGTCCAACACTGAG GCCATCGAGTGCATCACGCAGGGCCGGGAGCTGGAGCGGCCCCGAACCTGCCCCTCGGAGGTGTACGACATAATGCAGGGCTGCTGGCAGCGGGAACCCCAGCAACGGCAGAACATTAAGGAGATTCACAGCCGGCTCCAGGCCCTGGTCAAGGCCCCTCCAGTCTACCTGGATGTCCTGGGCTAA